Genomic DNA from Desulfurellaceae bacterium:
CCCGGGTGTCCTCATTCAGATGCTTGTGATCGAAGCGGTCCAGCACTTCTTCCTGAACAACCTGCATCAGTTCTCCCAAATCCATGACCATCCCGGTCTGGGGAGCGATACGGCCGCTGACCGTGACTTCGAGCTCGTAGTTATGGCCGTGGCCGTGCAGATTATTGCACTTGCCGAAAACAGCTCGGTTTTCTTCCTCGGACAGCGCAGTGCTGTGGAGGCGGTGGGCCGCGCTAAAGCCAAAGGTTTTGGTCAAGGAGGCCATGTTTTTCCCTTCTCCGCTCATCACATCGGACCACAGGCTCGGCTCCTCATACAGCCGGACCACAGCCAGGCGGTAGTCTTGCTCTGGCTGGCTGCGCAGCGTGTCTTCAATACGGTCACGCATATATGCGGCCAGGTTTTCGGTGGTGGGGATACGCTCGTGAAAAGCCGGGTGGTCGAGGTTGATGAATTTGTGGTCAAACTCGGCGCTGACCTCTTTGAGGATTCGGTCCAGCTCGGTAATGTTGATGACCATCCCGGTGCGTGGCGAAACCTGGCCGGCCAGGGTGACGCGCAGGACATAGTTATGCCCGTGGCCGTAGGGGCTGACACATTTGCCAAAGGTCCGCTGATTCTGCTCCGGCGTGAATTCAGGATTCCAGTAACGGTGCGAGGCCTCAAATTCGACCAGACGGGTGAGATAGTGCATGGCGCCCTCCACAATGCAGAAATCCAGATATG
This window encodes:
- a CDS encoding 6-carboxytetrahydropterin synthase, whose amino-acid sequence is MHYLTRLVEFEASHRYWNPEFTPEQNQRTFGKCVSPYGHGHNYVLRVTLAGQVSPRTGMVINITELDRILKEVSAEFDHKFINLDHPAFHERIPTTENLAAYMRDRIEDTLRSQPEQDYRLAVVRLYEEPSLWSDVMSGEGKNMASLTKTFGFSAAHRLHSTALSEEENRAVFGKCNNLHGHGHNYELEVTVSGRIAPQTGMVMDLGELMQVVQEEVLDRFDHKHLNEDTREFQRLNPTGENIIRVIWDLLKPRLGDSLTRVGLWETPKNFFEYHGEE